A genome region from Ralstonia solanacearum K60 includes the following:
- a CDS encoding Flp family type IVb pilin, with translation MRTTIEHAKRRQRGAASVEYALLLVMVALVLVGVMTSVETSVGAFWSNVASQISSAVGAGQ, from the coding sequence ATGAGAACCACGATCGAGCACGCCAAGCGCAGACAACGCGGAGCCGCCAGCGTGGAGTACGCCCTGCTGCTGGTCATGGTGGCCTTGGTGCTGGTCGGCGTCATGACCAGCGTCGAGACGAGCGTCGGCGCTTTCTGGAGCAACGTGGCCTCGCAGATATCGTCGGCGGTCGGTGCCGGGCAGTAA
- a CDS encoding Flp family type IVb pilin: MKAMIERFVREEDGAAGVEYALLLAFVALVMVTYGTTVKTAVGAIWNSVATQLSTAAG; encoded by the coding sequence ATGAAAGCCATGATCGAGCGTTTCGTGCGCGAAGAAGACGGTGCAGCCGGCGTGGAATATGCACTGCTGCTGGCCTTTGTGGCACTGGTGATGGTGACCTACGGCACCACCGTCAAGACCGCGGTCGGCGCCATCTGGAATTCGGTTGCCACCCAGCTGTCGACGGCTGCCGGCTGA
- a CDS encoding A24 family peptidase — protein sequence MTTATTLANLSLIVLIAIAAASDVRARRIPNWLVGSGLVSALIGQCLAQGLAAGGMAWLGGTAVGMGMCIGIYALGGMGAGDVKLMGAIGAFMGPFGAFHVAFVSFLAGGVLALVMVLLRREGQRSLAGVSTLLLSLPFGGKTMPSQHGEKRSGTIQLPYAVAFAAGTLLVKWGVL from the coding sequence ATGACCACCGCAACCACCCTGGCCAACCTCAGCCTGATCGTGCTCATCGCGATTGCCGCCGCAAGCGACGTCCGCGCGCGCCGCATCCCGAACTGGCTGGTGGGCTCAGGCCTGGTGTCCGCGCTCATCGGGCAGTGCCTGGCACAGGGCTTGGCCGCGGGCGGCATGGCCTGGCTCGGCGGTACCGCGGTGGGCATGGGCATGTGCATCGGCATCTATGCGCTTGGTGGCATGGGGGCCGGCGACGTGAAGCTGATGGGCGCGATCGGCGCCTTCATGGGGCCGTTCGGTGCCTTCCATGTGGCGTTCGTGAGTTTTCTGGCGGGCGGCGTACTGGCGCTCGTCATGGTGTTGCTGCGCCGCGAGGGGCAACGCTCGCTTGCGGGTGTGTCAACGCTGCTGCTGTCGCTGCCTTTCGGCGGCAAGACCATGCCGTCGCAGCATGGCGAAAAGCGCAGCGGCACGATCCAGTTGCCGTATGCCGTGGCGTTTGCCGCGGGCACGCTGTTGGTGAAGTGGGGAGTGCTGTAG
- the cpaB gene encoding Flp pilus assembly protein CpaB has protein sequence MKNLRILSMLLIATIAGLAAVVFASRWLSQQSNSGITKVVVAAADIDLGQRLSPDFIKTVDWPSASLPPGAISDTHALDGRVVRTSLIRGEPVLESKLTPQGTAGGLSAVIADGKRAITVRVNDVVGVAGFALPGSYVDIIVNTIQDSKDAKATGGDRADQSISKIVLEKILVLAVAQEVNRDDTKPKVVNAVTLEVTPDQAEKLDLARSVGTLSLVLRNQVDPHPADTAGATKRTLLKEPAITAAVAVPVVKAVQVVRHVVERHVAGDCIGVIAGVQHSQECF, from the coding sequence ATGAAAAACCTGCGCATTCTTTCCATGCTGTTGATCGCCACGATCGCCGGCCTTGCGGCGGTGGTCTTCGCTTCGCGCTGGCTCTCGCAGCAAAGCAACAGCGGCATCACCAAGGTGGTGGTCGCCGCGGCGGATATCGACCTGGGCCAGCGCCTGTCGCCGGACTTCATCAAGACGGTGGACTGGCCGAGCGCCAGCCTGCCGCCGGGTGCGATCAGCGACACGCACGCACTCGACGGCCGCGTGGTCCGCACCAGCCTGATCCGGGGCGAGCCGGTGCTGGAATCCAAGCTGACGCCCCAGGGCACCGCGGGCGGCCTGTCGGCGGTGATCGCCGACGGCAAGCGCGCCATCACCGTGCGTGTGAACGACGTGGTGGGCGTGGCCGGCTTTGCGCTGCCGGGCAGCTATGTCGACATCATCGTCAACACGATCCAGGACAGCAAGGACGCCAAGGCCACCGGCGGCGACCGCGCCGACCAGTCGATCTCGAAGATCGTGCTCGAGAAGATCCTGGTGCTGGCCGTGGCGCAGGAAGTCAACCGCGACGACACCAAGCCCAAGGTCGTCAACGCCGTCACGCTGGAAGTCACGCCGGACCAGGCCGAGAAGCTCGATCTGGCGCGCAGCGTGGGCACGCTCTCGCTGGTGCTGCGCAACCAGGTGGACCCGCACCCGGCCGACACCGCCGGCGCGACCAAGCGCACGCTGCTCAAGGAGCCGGCCATCACGGCGGCGGTGGCGGTGCCCGTGGTCAAGGCGGTGCAGGTCGTGCGCCACGTCGTCGAGCGGCATGTCGCCGGCGACTGCATCGGCGTGATCGCGGGCGTCCAGCACAGCCAAGAGTGCTTCTAG
- a CDS encoding type II and III secretion system protein family protein, producing the protein MDRLVKHRSKQTRCMGPYMKATALAVAVVGELWLGSAHAQVGVESAILNNNAAAPTKPVRVSAGGPIQVTIGSAATAEASRESAAKGPNCTGAMREHSEVTVPVGKSTMVQLPEPVRNRTVGNPHIVQAMLVSPQTLYLLGQEVGTTNMIVQGRSGSCSVIDVSVGADPGGLQSTLRTLMPDAKNVQVSAAADSLVLGGSVSDSVQAQKVLDIANAFVMRQTRGPAQGDQGGAAQGGGAMQGLGATPGAPPRSPRIINMMAVEAPQQVMLEVKVAEVSKTLIDQMGSALNVNGAFGSWTFGALANFLSGSNDIVNFSKNNHLPLKFALDAQKGDGLVKVLAEPSLMAISGQEASFLAGGKVFIPVAQGSATNGVATIILQEETFGVGLRFTPTVMENGRINLKVSPEVSELSPTGVAVTAPNSNNTSILPLITTRRASTTLQVHDGQSFAIGGLIKNNVTGSLKAIPGIGELPVIGALARSTSFQQDQTELVFVVTPRLVKPLPAQYPLPTDSFGQANPAEIFLNGNMEGHPATPAKAPAPAPAAALPTPAAPTAAAPAPLAADPAIPEPAAKEAAPAASPASPSAPSDRSSPDDAPTAAAPTRDTRRFVAVGEQAIPN; encoded by the coding sequence ATGGACCGACTCGTCAAGCATCGCAGCAAGCAGACACGCTGCATGGGACCGTACATGAAGGCGACTGCGCTGGCAGTGGCCGTGGTGGGGGAGTTGTGGCTGGGCTCGGCGCACGCGCAAGTGGGCGTCGAATCCGCCATCCTGAACAACAACGCGGCGGCACCGACCAAGCCCGTGCGGGTGTCGGCCGGCGGGCCGATCCAGGTCACCATCGGTAGCGCGGCCACGGCGGAGGCCAGCCGCGAGTCGGCGGCCAAGGGCCCCAACTGCACCGGCGCCATGCGCGAGCACAGCGAGGTGACGGTGCCGGTCGGCAAGTCGACCATGGTGCAGTTGCCGGAACCGGTGCGCAATCGCACGGTGGGCAATCCGCACATCGTGCAGGCGATGCTGGTCTCGCCGCAGACGCTCTATCTGCTGGGCCAGGAAGTCGGGACCACCAACATGATCGTGCAGGGCCGCAGCGGCTCGTGCAGCGTGATCGACGTGTCCGTGGGCGCGGACCCGGGCGGGCTGCAATCCACCCTGCGCACGCTGATGCCGGACGCCAAGAACGTGCAGGTCTCGGCCGCCGCCGACAGCCTGGTGCTGGGCGGCAGCGTGAGCGATTCGGTGCAGGCGCAGAAGGTGCTCGACATCGCCAACGCCTTCGTGATGCGCCAGACCCGCGGCCCGGCACAGGGTGACCAGGGCGGCGCCGCGCAAGGTGGCGGCGCCATGCAGGGCCTGGGCGCCACCCCCGGCGCGCCGCCGCGCAGCCCCCGCATCATCAACATGATGGCGGTGGAGGCCCCGCAGCAGGTGATGCTGGAAGTGAAGGTGGCGGAAGTCTCCAAGACCCTGATCGACCAGATGGGCTCGGCGCTCAACGTCAACGGCGCCTTCGGCAGCTGGACGTTCGGCGCGCTCGCCAATTTCCTGTCGGGCTCGAACGACATCGTGAACTTCAGCAAGAACAACCACTTGCCGCTGAAGTTCGCGCTGGATGCGCAAAAGGGCGACGGGCTGGTCAAGGTGCTGGCCGAACCCAGCCTGATGGCCATCAGCGGGCAGGAAGCCAGCTTCCTGGCCGGCGGCAAGGTGTTCATTCCGGTGGCGCAAGGCTCGGCCACCAACGGCGTGGCCACCATCATCCTGCAGGAAGAGACCTTCGGCGTGGGCCTGCGCTTCACACCGACCGTGATGGAGAACGGGCGCATCAACCTGAAAGTCTCGCCCGAGGTGTCCGAGCTCTCGCCGACCGGCGTGGCGGTGACGGCACCCAACAGCAACAACACGTCGATCCTGCCGCTCATCACGACGCGCCGCGCCTCGACCACGCTGCAGGTGCATGACGGCCAGAGCTTCGCCATCGGTGGGCTGATCAAGAACAACGTCACCGGCAGCCTCAAGGCCATCCCGGGCATCGGCGAGCTGCCGGTGATCGGCGCCCTGGCACGCAGCACCAGCTTCCAGCAGGACCAGACCGAACTGGTGTTCGTGGTCACGCCGCGCCTGGTCAAGCCGCTGCCGGCCCAGTATCCGCTGCCCACCGACAGCTTCGGCCAGGCCAACCCCGCCGAGATCTTCCTGAACGGCAACATGGAAGGCCATCCGGCGACGCCCGCCAAGGCACCCGCACCGGCACCGGCCGCCGCGCTGCCCACGCCCGCGGCACCCACGGCCGCTGCGCCGGCGCCCCTTGCCGCAGACCCGGCCATACCGGAGCCGGCCGCCAAGGAGGCCGCCCCGGCTGCGTCGCCCGCAAGCCCCTCGGCCCCCTCGGACCGCTCGTCCCCCGACGACGCCCCCACGGCGGCCGCACCGACCCGCGACACGCGCCGCTTTGTCGCGGTGGGCGAGCAGGCCATCCCCAATTGA
- a CDS encoding AAA family ATPase has translation MAKIALVSADDAHLQYLSGLIAQAANHVVQRTCAAPSLALAKPGLGQGTDLLILEAAAFNPDDIQQLRRLTSEHPDTPCMLLTESPSADLLMRAMRAGVQCVLPWPPDAQEFRDELQRCASHALSGTRNDGQVLSFLSCKGGSGTTFTAANFAHALSARHGKHVLLVDLCQQYGDAAFLVTDQSPPATLANVCNQIDRLDAALLDTCVTHVGPGFDVLAGAGDPVKAGEIKAAHLERILVLAASLYDVVVFDLGQDINPASIVVLDHSSVIYPVLQLSLSYLRAGRRLMEICHSLGYHADRLRLVVNQYDKRVPITQNTLESAFGMPVAHVLPYDPGTVRDAANQGVPVLQLAEGSPIARALADMARQLFPASPHQRDSLLRKLFGHASQVPAPARA, from the coding sequence ATGGCCAAGATCGCCCTCGTATCCGCCGACGATGCGCACCTGCAATACCTGTCAGGACTGATTGCACAGGCCGCCAACCATGTCGTGCAGCGGACCTGCGCCGCACCCTCGCTAGCGCTCGCCAAGCCCGGCCTCGGACAGGGCACCGACCTGCTGATCCTGGAAGCGGCCGCGTTCAACCCGGACGACATCCAGCAGCTGCGGCGCCTGACCTCGGAGCATCCGGACACGCCCTGCATGCTGCTGACGGAAAGCCCTTCCGCCGATCTGCTGATGCGCGCCATGCGCGCGGGCGTGCAATGCGTGCTGCCGTGGCCGCCCGACGCGCAGGAGTTTCGCGACGAACTGCAGCGCTGCGCCAGCCACGCGCTGTCCGGCACGCGCAACGACGGCCAGGTGCTGTCCTTCCTCTCCTGCAAGGGCGGCAGCGGCACCACCTTCACGGCGGCCAACTTTGCCCACGCGCTGAGCGCCCGCCACGGCAAGCACGTGCTGCTGGTCGACCTCTGCCAGCAATATGGCGACGCGGCCTTCCTGGTGACCGACCAGTCGCCGCCCGCCACGCTGGCCAATGTGTGCAACCAGATCGACCGGCTGGATGCCGCCCTGCTGGATACCTGCGTGACGCATGTCGGCCCGGGTTTCGACGTGCTGGCCGGCGCCGGCGATCCGGTCAAGGCCGGCGAGATCAAGGCGGCGCACCTGGAGCGCATCCTGGTGCTGGCAGCATCGCTGTACGACGTGGTGGTCTTCGACCTGGGCCAGGACATCAACCCGGCCTCCATCGTGGTGCTCGACCACAGCAGCGTGATCTATCCGGTGCTGCAACTGAGCCTGTCGTACCTGCGTGCCGGGCGGCGCCTGATGGAGATCTGCCATTCGCTCGGCTACCACGCCGATCGCCTGCGGCTGGTGGTCAACCAGTACGACAAGCGCGTTCCCATCACGCAGAACACGCTGGAAAGCGCCTTCGGCATGCCGGTCGCGCATGTCCTTCCGTACGACCCGGGCACGGTGCGCGACGCCGCCAACCAGGGCGTGCCGGTGCTGCAACTGGCCGAAGGCAGCCCGATCGCCCGCGCGCTGGCCGACATGGCGCGCCAGCTCTTCCCGGCCTCGCCGCACCAGCGCGACAGCCTGCTGCGCAAGCTGTTCGGCCACGCGAGCCAAGTGCCGGCCCCGGCACGGGCCTAA
- a CDS encoding CpaF family protein has product MSLREQLFQQAGEALPQRVAHANGAAASTSAAYQQVAMDIHQTIIDRVELGRLQQLEPDQVKRELAQLVERIIDEGKHQLNEAERRRLVSDVQDEMLGYGPLEPLLADPTISDILVNTYQRVYVERRGKLELTTITFHDDAHLMRVIEKMVSRVGRRIDESSPMVDARLPDGSRINAIIPPSAIDGPLLSIRRFAVNPLTIQDLIGFRTLTPEMAQLLDAMVKAKLNILISGGTGSGKTTLLNILSGYIPADERIVTIEDAAELQLRQNHVLRLETRPANIEGRGEITQRALVKNALRMRPDRIILGEVRGAEALDMLHAMNTGHEGSLATIHANTPRDALTRLENMISMAGLPLPPKTTRQQITSALTVVVQVSRLTDGYRKLVSVQEITGMEGEVVNMQEIFAFRRKGIDRDGRIKGHFCATGVRPKFSERLQAFGIHLPETLYDPSVQYEV; this is encoded by the coding sequence ATGTCACTGCGAGAACAACTCTTCCAGCAAGCCGGCGAGGCGCTGCCGCAGCGCGTCGCCCACGCCAACGGCGCGGCCGCCTCGACCAGCGCGGCCTACCAGCAGGTGGCCATGGATATCCACCAGACCATCATCGACCGGGTCGAACTGGGCCGCCTGCAGCAACTGGAGCCCGACCAGGTCAAGCGCGAATTGGCGCAACTGGTGGAACGCATCATCGACGAAGGCAAGCACCAGCTCAATGAGGCCGAGCGCCGCCGGCTGGTCTCCGACGTGCAGGACGAGATGCTAGGCTACGGGCCGCTGGAGCCGCTGCTGGCCGACCCCACCATCTCCGACATCCTGGTCAACACGTACCAGCGCGTCTACGTGGAGCGCCGCGGCAAGCTCGAGCTCACCACGATCACCTTCCACGACGATGCGCACCTGATGCGCGTGATCGAGAAGATGGTGTCGCGGGTGGGCCGGCGCATCGACGAATCCAGCCCGATGGTGGACGCGCGCCTGCCGGACGGCTCGCGCATCAACGCGATCATTCCGCCTTCGGCCATCGACGGCCCGCTGCTGTCGATCCGGCGCTTTGCCGTCAACCCGCTGACGATCCAGGACCTGATCGGCTTCCGCACGCTCACGCCGGAGATGGCGCAACTGCTCGACGCCATGGTCAAGGCCAAGCTCAACATCCTGATCTCGGGCGGCACGGGCAGCGGCAAGACCACGCTGCTCAACATCCTGTCGGGCTACATCCCGGCCGACGAGCGCATCGTCACCATCGAGGATGCCGCCGAACTCCAACTGCGCCAGAACCACGTGCTGCGCCTGGAAACGCGCCCGGCCAATATCGAAGGGCGCGGCGAGATCACGCAGCGCGCGCTGGTCAAGAATGCGCTGCGGATGCGCCCCGACCGCATCATCCTGGGCGAAGTGCGCGGCGCCGAGGCGCTCGACATGCTGCACGCCATGAACACCGGCCACGAAGGATCGCTGGCCACCATCCACGCCAACACCCCGCGCGATGCGCTCACGCGGCTGGAAAACATGATCAGCATGGCCGGCCTGCCGCTGCCGCCGAAAACCACGCGCCAGCAGATCACCTCGGCGCTGACGGTGGTGGTGCAGGTCTCGCGCCTGACCGACGGCTACCGCAAGCTGGTCAGCGTGCAGGAGATCACCGGCATGGAAGGCGAAGTCGTCAACATGCAGGAGATCTTCGCCTTCCGGCGCAAGGGCATCGACCGCGACGGCCGCATCAAGGGCCACTTCTGCGCGACCGGCGTGCGGCCGAAATTCTCCGAGCGCCTGCAAGCCTTCGGCATCCATCTGCCGGAAACGCTGTACGACCCGTCCGTGCAGTACGAAGTCTAG
- a CDS encoding type II secretion system F family protein, which translates to MDTLVIGFVLSVFVAIVLGVSGLYLWWDSRHSQTAKRLSQRLKMALLSSARHGGDESILKQRVLAESPEVAAMLGRLPRIHQLDLILLQSGLNWSAGRFLALTLGLPVVVIVGASLLNPPWMATLALAVAAGSLPSFYLMYRRTRRLLRLEAQLPEATDLISRALRAGHSLPSALEMAGDELPQPIGPELAIVFGQINYGVSMNDALAGLIDRVPVDDLRYLVIAILIQRESGGNLAEILDNVGTLIRKRLQLLDKVRVLSAEGRLGGWILTALPPAMAVVVYQLNPELMSTLWKDPVGIHMMWYAIAMTCFGVLWIRHIVRIHI; encoded by the coding sequence ATGGATACCCTGGTGATCGGTTTTGTCCTGTCGGTCTTCGTCGCCATCGTGCTGGGCGTGTCGGGCCTCTATCTGTGGTGGGACAGCCGCCACAGCCAGACCGCGAAGCGCCTCAGCCAGCGGCTGAAGATGGCCCTGCTCAGCAGTGCGCGGCACGGCGGCGACGAAAGCATCCTCAAGCAGCGCGTGCTCGCCGAATCGCCGGAAGTGGCGGCGATGCTCGGCCGGCTGCCGCGCATCCATCAACTGGACCTGATCCTGCTGCAATCCGGGCTGAACTGGTCGGCCGGCCGGTTCCTGGCGCTCACGCTGGGGCTGCCGGTGGTGGTCATCGTCGGCGCGTCGCTGCTCAATCCGCCGTGGATGGCCACCCTCGCCCTCGCCGTGGCCGCCGGCTCGCTGCCTTCGTTCTACTTGATGTACCGGCGCACGCGGCGGCTGCTCCGGCTGGAGGCGCAGTTGCCGGAAGCGACCGACCTGATCAGCCGCGCGCTGCGTGCCGGACACTCGCTGCCCAGCGCGCTGGAGATGGCCGGCGACGAACTGCCCCAGCCGATCGGCCCCGAACTGGCCATCGTCTTCGGCCAGATCAACTACGGCGTCTCGATGAACGACGCGCTGGCCGGACTGATCGACCGCGTGCCCGTCGATGACCTGCGCTACCTGGTGATCGCCATCCTGATCCAGCGCGAATCGGGCGGGAACCTGGCCGAGATCCTCGACAACGTCGGCACGCTCATCCGCAAGCGCCTGCAGTTGCTGGACAAGGTGCGCGTGCTGTCCGCCGAAGGGCGGCTGGGCGGCTGGATCCTGACGGCGCTGCCGCCGGCCATGGCGGTGGTGGTCTATCAGCTGAACCCGGAACTGATGTCCACGCTGTGGAAGGACCCGGTGGGCATTCACATGATGTGGTACGCCATCGCCATGACCTGCTTTGGCGTGCTGTGGATCCGGCATATCGTCCGCATCCACATCTGA
- a CDS encoding type II secretion system F family protein: MQIAQTVLLAGTFIIIFGAVLTALTILRPSALQRRLGQIDREAPGRVQEETPHDWLRKIGQIAKPLAKVSLPKDGWENSELRARFVHAGWRAPEAIAIYFGIKTLLAAGLPLLLSLALLGRFDASHQTEYLTVLLGAALIGFYLPNVLLRLKIRRRQRDIFEAFPDSLDLIMVCVEAGLGLDAAVLRVVEEMRTARPAMAEEYELLTLELRAGLAREKALRNLAARTGVEDVSMLVAMLIQADRFGTSVAESLRVHSDMLRTKRHMLAEERAAKIGTKILFPLIFCIFPSLFVVLLGPAAIQVVGALRSVAIQQ, translated from the coding sequence ATGCAGATCGCACAGACCGTATTGCTGGCCGGAACGTTCATCATCATCTTTGGTGCGGTCCTGACCGCGCTCACGATCCTGCGGCCGAGCGCGCTGCAGCGGCGCCTCGGCCAGATCGACCGCGAAGCCCCGGGACGCGTGCAGGAGGAGACGCCCCACGACTGGCTGCGCAAGATCGGGCAGATCGCCAAGCCGCTGGCCAAGGTCTCGCTGCCCAAGGACGGCTGGGAGAACTCCGAGCTGCGCGCGCGCTTCGTGCACGCCGGGTGGCGCGCGCCGGAGGCCATCGCCATCTACTTCGGCATCAAGACCCTGCTGGCCGCCGGCCTGCCGCTGCTGCTCTCGCTGGCGCTGCTGGGCCGGTTCGACGCCAGCCATCAGACGGAATACCTGACCGTCCTGCTCGGTGCCGCGCTGATCGGCTTCTATCTGCCGAACGTGCTGCTGCGCCTGAAGATCCGGCGCCGCCAGCGCGACATCTTCGAGGCCTTCCCCGACAGCCTGGACCTGATCATGGTGTGCGTGGAAGCCGGCCTTGGCCTCGATGCCGCCGTGCTGCGCGTGGTGGAGGAAATGCGCACCGCGCGCCCGGCCATGGCCGAGGAATACGAACTCCTGACGCTGGAGCTGCGCGCCGGCCTGGCACGCGAAAAGGCCCTGCGCAACCTCGCCGCGCGCACCGGGGTGGAAGACGTCAGCATGCTGGTGGCGATGCTGATCCAGGCCGACCGCTTCGGCACCAGCGTGGCGGAGTCGCTGCGGGTGCACTCGGACATGCTGCGCACCAAGCGGCACATGCTGGCCGAGGAACGCGCCGCCAAGATCGGCACCAAGATCCTGTTCCCGCTGATCTTCTGCATCTTCCCCTCGCTGTTCGTCGTGCTGCTGGGCCCCGCCGCCATCCAGGTAGTCGGCGCGCTGCGCTCGGTCGCCATCCAGCAATAG
- a CDS encoding TadE/TadG family type IV pilus assembly protein has translation MRSHATPRPVPRLVRTRRMQGAAGVEFALIFPLLLLVVFGIVEFGAAWYDKSVITNASREAARAGVVFSSPVPSTTRIQSVATNYCQNRLVTFGSAANCTASVSPAATCTAGTGNQLTVTVAYTFTGLVLGKLAPFAGSLALSAQTTMLCE, from the coding sequence ATGCGCTCCCATGCCACGCCCCGTCCAGTGCCCCGCCTGGTGCGCACGCGCAGGATGCAAGGCGCCGCCGGCGTCGAGTTCGCCCTGATCTTCCCGCTCCTGCTGCTGGTCGTGTTCGGCATCGTCGAATTCGGCGCCGCCTGGTACGACAAGTCCGTGATCACCAATGCCAGCCGCGAAGCCGCGCGTGCCGGCGTGGTCTTCAGCTCGCCCGTGCCGAGCACCACCAGGATCCAGAGCGTGGCGACGAACTACTGCCAGAACAGGCTGGTGACGTTCGGCTCCGCCGCCAACTGTACGGCGTCGGTATCGCCGGCGGCCACGTGCACCGCCGGAACCGGCAATCAGCTCACGGTGACGGTGGCCTACACCTTCACCGGCCTGGTGCTCGGCAAGCTGGCCCCGTTCGCCGGGTCGCTCGCGCTGAGCGCGCAGACCACCATGCTGTGCGAGTAG
- a CDS encoding pilus assembly protein TadG-related protein — MTAMTLRIRPRRQRGAVGVLSPILLIIFLAIGAMAVDIAHLFVVRNELQNAADAAALAGAAGLYPANPKPNWSNGVAQGTSAVKLNASDNTKLTGGTVQAGYWNLTGSPAGMQSQSITPGSNDVPGVQVTVTRSPGNNGGPVNGWLTWVFNGGAASIQATAVAVIAAPGIANPGALFPVALNKCLFDLYWNYTTGQPLNDPSTGQPYVIDINTSYPPSSMTCASGEWTGFNGPTDAATEKNLVSSGNPTNISIGQNINISTGVKTSVYNAIPALPLTVTMPVVSPLTPGATSPVYAFAGFTITQVVTNGSHSYIEGHFTANQKVVNSGGGSGTYYGAYVPPRLAN; from the coding sequence ATGACTGCCATGACCCTGCGAATCCGTCCCCGCCGGCAACGCGGCGCGGTCGGTGTGCTCTCCCCGATCCTGCTGATCATCTTTCTCGCCATCGGCGCGATGGCCGTCGACATCGCGCACCTGTTCGTGGTGCGCAACGAACTGCAGAACGCAGCCGATGCCGCCGCGCTGGCGGGCGCCGCGGGGCTCTACCCCGCCAACCCCAAGCCCAACTGGAGCAACGGCGTGGCCCAGGGCACCAGTGCGGTCAAGCTCAATGCCTCGGACAACACCAAGCTCACCGGCGGCACCGTCCAGGCCGGCTACTGGAACCTGACGGGCAGTCCGGCCGGCATGCAATCGCAAAGCATCACCCCGGGCTCGAACGACGTGCCCGGCGTGCAGGTCACCGTCACCCGCAGCCCGGGCAACAACGGCGGACCGGTCAACGGCTGGCTCACGTGGGTCTTCAACGGCGGCGCAGCCAGCATCCAGGCCACGGCGGTGGCCGTCATCGCGGCGCCCGGCATTGCGAATCCCGGAGCGCTGTTCCCGGTCGCCCTCAACAAGTGCCTGTTCGACCTGTACTGGAACTACACCACGGGCCAGCCCCTCAATGACCCCTCCACCGGCCAGCCCTACGTGATCGACATCAATACCAGCTACCCGCCGAGCAGCATGACGTGCGCCAGCGGGGAATGGACCGGGTTCAACGGCCCCACCGATGCCGCCACGGAGAAGAATCTGGTCTCGAGCGGCAACCCGACCAACATCAGTATCGGCCAGAACATCAACATCTCCACCGGCGTGAAGACCAGCGTCTACAACGCGATCCCCGCGCTGCCGCTCACGGTGACGATGCCGGTGGTGTCCCCGCTCACGCCCGGCGCCACCTCCCCCGTGTATGCGTTCGCCGGCTTCACGATCACGCAAGTCGTCACGAACGGGTCGCACTCCTACATCGAGGGACACTTCACCGCCAACCAGAAGGTGGTGAACAGCGGCGGCGGCTCCGGCACTTACTATGGTGCCTACGTGCCGCCGCGCCTGGCGAACTAG